One part of the Enterococcus sp. DIV1094 genome encodes these proteins:
- a CDS encoding WxL domain-containing protein, with translation MKKFLLASVLSTLLGALASQMVFAAPHDDVGGYDAVKFRSSKEPTLPVDPTNPEIPVDPMNPDGSRPEPGTGGALSIDFASSLDFGMNKISNKDEYYAAQAQRYFNDPHLITPNFVQVTDNRGTLAGWTLKVKETHQFRAEEPTQYEELTGATLFFLKPKMVSNSNSPQPTTYEVLGMVPNQESMITSAAVDQGAGTWITRWGDMSDLFEKKELIEGEEVNTTFTSAIQLFVPGSTPKDPVSYQTNLVWILSDLPTNK, from the coding sequence ATGAAGAAGTTTTTATTAGCAAGCGTGCTTTCGACATTGCTTGGTGCTCTAGCCAGTCAAATGGTTTTTGCAGCGCCTCATGATGATGTAGGAGGGTATGATGCGGTAAAATTCCGATCATCAAAAGAACCGACACTTCCTGTAGATCCTACCAATCCGGAGATTCCAGTTGATCCGATGAATCCTGATGGTTCGAGACCTGAGCCTGGTACAGGCGGCGCGTTATCGATTGATTTTGCTAGTAGTTTGGATTTTGGGATGAATAAGATTTCCAATAAAGATGAGTATTATGCTGCACAGGCGCAAAGATACTTCAATGATCCTCATTTGATCACTCCGAACTTTGTTCAAGTGACAGATAATCGTGGGACATTGGCTGGCTGGACATTAAAGGTGAAAGAAACCCACCAGTTTCGTGCTGAAGAGCCGACTCAATACGAAGAATTAACAGGGGCGACTTTGTTTTTCTTGAAACCAAAGATGGTAAGTAATAGCAACTCCCCGCAACCTACCACTTATGAAGTACTAGGAATGGTTCCGAATCAAGAGAGCATGATCACTAGTGCGGCGGTTGACCAGGGCGCTGGAACATGGATTACACGCTGGGGAGATATGTCAGATTTATTCGAAAAAAAGGAACTAATTGAAGGAGAAGAAGTAAACACAACTTTTACTTCTGCGATTCAATTGTTTGTTCCTGGATCAACACCTAAAGATCCAGTGAGCTATCAAA